Proteins encoded by one window of Tepidibacillus fermentans:
- a CDS encoding SDR family NAD(P)-dependent oxidoreductase, which translates to MLKDKVVVITGASSGIGAEMAKLFAQKGATLILFARSMDKLQQLSSKIAGKHEFFSLDVTDSEQVFSRMNQVIQKYAKIDIFINNAGFGIFDSVMDAKLEDIEEMLDVNYLGMVRCVKAVLPTMIKQKSGHIINIASVAGKIATAKAAAYSASKFAVIGFSNGLRQEVASFGITVSTVNPGPIDTPFFDRADPSGNYVKNVEWMMLKPEKVALEVYDVILHKKIDKTIPRIAQIGVKLFHLFPNTFQRMMEKYLNQK; encoded by the coding sequence ATGTTAAAGGATAAAGTCGTTGTTATTACAGGTGCATCTAGTGGAATTGGTGCAGAAATGGCAAAATTATTTGCACAAAAAGGTGCAACCCTTATACTTTTTGCACGTTCCATGGATAAATTACAACAATTATCATCGAAAATTGCGGGAAAGCATGAATTTTTCTCCTTAGATGTTACTGATTCAGAGCAAGTTTTTTCACGAATGAATCAAGTAATCCAGAAATATGCCAAAATCGACATCTTCATCAATAATGCGGGTTTTGGAATTTTTGATTCTGTAATGGATGCAAAGTTAGAAGATATAGAAGAGATGTTGGATGTCAATTATTTGGGAATGGTACGTTGTGTAAAGGCTGTATTACCGACGATGATTAAACAAAAAAGTGGACATATCATTAACATTGCTTCAGTGGCAGGTAAGATTGCCACAGCGAAAGCAGCCGCTTATTCGGCGAGTAAATTTGCAGTGATTGGATTTTCAAATGGTTTAAGACAAGAAGTAGCTTCATTTGGGATTACTGTTTCAACCGTGAACCCTGGTCCAATCGATACACCATTTTTTGATCGAGCCGACCCTTCTGGGAACTATGTCAAAAATGTAGAATGGATGATGTTAAAACCTGAAAAAGTGGCATTAGAGGTATATGATGTAATTTTACATAAAAAAATAGATAAAACCATCCCACGCATTGCTCAAATTGGTGTTAAGCTATTCCATTTATTCCCAAATACCTTTCAGCGAATGATGGAAAAGTATTTGAATCAAAAATAA
- a CDS encoding LysM peptidoglycan-binding domain-containing protein, with protein MEIAVVRPGDSLWSIASRYGVSVDAIIRANGITNPSQLVIGEALVIPTQDRIHIVRSGESLWVIARRYGVSMESIIQANNITNPALIYPGLRLRIPTTTRKTTIEVNGYLEPSGIDRDRTIVNSTERYLTYLSLFSYQVRANGDLVQLNDQIARNALRDSLAKPMMVITNFSEGTFKPEITHAIFTNRAARERLIANVINTMRNRGFFALNIDFEFVDPGDRDRYTSFLREITPRLKAEGFLVSTALAPKISGEQRGRLYEAHDYGAHGAIVDFVIIMTYEWGWSGGPPMPVAPIPNVRQVLDYAITVIPRNKIMMGAPLYGYDWTLPYVSGGPFARMLSPKEAVQLAWRMGAIIQYDTRAKAPFFRYFDRQGKQHIVWFEDARSMQAKFDLIKEYRLRGISYWVLGMEFPQNWILLEDNFNIKKYK; from the coding sequence ATGGAGATTGCAGTAGTTAGACCAGGGGATTCACTATGGAGTATAGCAAGTCGCTATGGTGTTAGTGTCGATGCGATTATCCGAGCAAATGGAATAACAAACCCTAGCCAATTAGTAATCGGTGAAGCTCTAGTTATTCCCACTCAGGATAGAATTCATATCGTTCGTTCCGGAGAATCGTTGTGGGTAATAGCGAGACGATATGGAGTCAGTATGGAAAGTATTATTCAAGCAAATAATATCACAAACCCTGCTCTCATTTATCCAGGATTACGATTACGGATTCCAACTACAACTAGAAAAACGACAATTGAGGTGAACGGGTATTTAGAACCATCAGGAATTGACCGAGATCGCACTATCGTTAATTCTACTGAACGTTATCTAACGTATTTAAGTCTTTTTAGCTATCAGGTTAGAGCAAATGGCGATCTTGTACAACTTAATGATCAAATTGCAAGAAATGCGTTAAGGGATAGCCTAGCCAAACCAATGATGGTGATTACCAATTTTTCAGAAGGAACATTCAAACCGGAGATCACACATGCGATATTCACTAACCGTGCTGCGAGGGAACGGCTCATTGCAAATGTTATCAATACAATGAGAAACAGGGGTTTTTTCGCATTAAATATCGATTTTGAATTTGTAGATCCTGGGGATCGAGATCGATATACCTCTTTTTTAAGGGAGATAACTCCGCGACTCAAAGCAGAAGGTTTCCTCGTTTCAACAGCTTTAGCTCCAAAAATAAGCGGTGAACAAAGAGGAAGGTTGTACGAAGCTCATGACTATGGTGCACATGGAGCGATTGTTGATTTTGTCATCATTATGACGTATGAATGGGGTTGGTCTGGTGGCCCACCAATGCCTGTTGCACCGATTCCAAATGTTCGTCAAGTATTAGATTATGCCATAACGGTGATTCCAAGAAACAAAATCATGATGGGAGCCCCACTATATGGTTACGATTGGACGCTTCCATATGTTAGTGGAGGTCCTTTTGCTAGAATGTTAAGTCCTAAAGAAGCCGTTCAACTAGCTTGGCGCATGGGGGCAATTATCCAGTATGACACAAGAGCAAAGGCACCTTTTTTCCGATATTTTGATCGTCAAGGTAAACAACATATTGTTTGGTTTGAAGATGCAAGAAGTATGCAAGCTAAATTTGACTTAATCAAGGAATATCGGTTACGGGGAATCAGTTATTGGGTTTTGGGAATGGAGTTTCCACAAAACTGGATATTATTGGAGGATAATTTCAACATTAAAAAATATAAATAG
- the proC gene encoding pyrroline-5-carboxylate reductase produces MQMEKNICFLGAGSIAEAMIAGLIKKQIVDPSNISVINRSDKQKIERLMKMYGIKQPVNKYQTISSAEILILAVKPKDIWEVLQDIYPYSHSDQLILSVIAGVTTDSITEAIHHHGPVIRAMPNTSAMVGLSATAIALGKYAKKKHSEVAQSILRAIGTVTVVKEKLLDAVTGLSGSGPAYLYYLVEAMENAAVELGINHKTARELIIQTIIGAGYMLKETNEEPVILREKVTSPGGSTMAGLEVLKEYQFQNAIDQAIKKATLRSLELGKMMMKIQ; encoded by the coding sequence ATGCAAATGGAGAAAAATATTTGTTTTTTAGGAGCGGGTTCAATTGCAGAAGCGATGATTGCGGGACTTATCAAAAAACAAATTGTAGATCCTAGCAACATTTCAGTCATCAATCGAAGCGATAAACAGAAAATTGAAAGATTAATGAAAATGTACGGAATTAAACAACCCGTAAACAAGTATCAAACGATATCTTCAGCTGAGATTCTCATTTTAGCGGTAAAGCCAAAAGATATCTGGGAAGTCCTTCAGGATATCTACCCATATAGCCATTCTGATCAATTAATTTTATCCGTTATCGCTGGTGTTACGACAGATTCGATTACAGAAGCTATTCACCATCATGGACCAGTAATCCGTGCAATGCCAAACACTTCTGCGATGGTTGGGTTATCTGCAACGGCGATTGCTTTAGGGAAATATGCAAAGAAGAAACATTCTGAAGTTGCACAGTCAATCTTACGTGCGATAGGAACGGTTACTGTTGTCAAAGAAAAATTATTAGATGCAGTAACTGGATTGTCTGGAAGTGGTCCAGCTTATCTATACTATCTCGTCGAAGCGATGGAGAACGCTGCTGTTGAATTAGGAATCAATCATAAAACGGCTAGAGAACTTATTATACAGACAATTATTGGAGCGGGATATATGCTAAAAGAAACAAATGAGGAGCCTGTGATTTTAAGAGAAAAAGTTACAAGTCCTGGTGGGTCAACGATGGCCGGTTTAGAAGTATTAAAAGAATATCAGTTTCAAAATGCCATTGATCAAGCGATAAAAAAAGCTACATTGCGATCATTAGAACTTGGGAAAATGATGATGAAAATTCAGTAA
- a CDS encoding glutamate-5-semialdehyde dehydrogenase, protein MDELVIKGQKAKIAAQDLAIIPTEKKNEALRLIANELMDKRSFIIQENEKDLNNGRFSGLSQSILDRLMLNEKRIEEMVKSLQILIDLDDPIGEIIESWERPNGLRIKKVRVPLGVIGMIYEARPNVTVDAASLAIKTGNAILLRGSSSAIHSNKAIIQVIHDALRKTVIPPFSVQLIEEKGHEITDRMLRLHGYIDVLIPRGSAKFIQYVVENSSLPVIETGAGNCHVYIDQDANYEMAKQIIINAKTQRPSVCNAAETLLVHRDFARNHLPELITSLEELNVECRGCTQTISMLPHLTQATEEDWATEYLDLILAVKVVENVDEAIEHINRYGTKHSEVIVTNNRNDAKKFMESVDAAVVYHNASSRFTDGFEFGFGAEIGISTQKLHARGPMGLKALTSYKYMVLGNGQIR, encoded by the coding sequence ATGGATGAATTAGTAATAAAGGGGCAGAAAGCAAAAATTGCAGCACAAGACTTAGCGATTATACCGACAGAGAAAAAAAATGAAGCCTTACGATTGATAGCTAACGAATTAATGGATAAGCGATCATTTATCATTCAGGAAAATGAGAAAGATCTTAACAATGGACGATTTAGCGGTTTAAGCCAGAGTATTCTTGATCGTCTCATGCTAAATGAGAAGCGAATTGAAGAGATGGTAAAGAGTCTACAAATCCTCATCGATTTAGATGATCCAATTGGGGAGATCATCGAATCTTGGGAAAGACCAAATGGTTTACGGATTAAAAAAGTACGTGTTCCATTAGGTGTAATTGGAATGATTTATGAAGCAAGGCCTAATGTAACGGTTGATGCTGCTAGTTTAGCCATTAAAACTGGGAACGCGATTCTATTAAGGGGAAGTTCTTCTGCAATTCATTCAAATAAAGCAATTATTCAAGTCATTCATGATGCTCTTAGAAAAACGGTTATCCCACCTTTTTCCGTTCAACTCATTGAAGAAAAAGGACATGAAATCACCGATCGAATGTTACGATTACATGGGTATATTGATGTTCTTATTCCTCGTGGAAGTGCTAAGTTTATTCAATATGTTGTAGAAAACTCATCTTTACCTGTTATTGAAACAGGAGCTGGGAATTGTCATGTATATATTGATCAAGACGCAAATTATGAAATGGCCAAACAAATTATTATCAATGCAAAAACTCAGAGACCATCGGTATGTAATGCAGCAGAAACTTTATTAGTTCATAGGGACTTTGCAAGGAATCATTTACCTGAACTCATCACTTCATTAGAAGAATTAAATGTGGAATGTCGAGGTTGTACACAAACTATATCCATGCTTCCCCATCTAACACAGGCAACAGAGGAAGATTGGGCTACAGAATATTTAGACTTAATCTTAGCGGTAAAGGTTGTTGAGAATGTAGATGAGGCAATAGAACATATCAATCGCTATGGAACAAAACATTCAGAAGTAATAGTAACGAATAATCGGAATGATGCAAAAAAATTTATGGAGTCTGTTGATGCTGCCGTTGTATATCATAATGCTTCATCAAGATTTACAGATGGTTTTGAATTTGGATTTGGTGCTGAAATCGGAATTAGTACACAAAAACTTCATGCTCGTGGGCCAATGGGGTTAAAAGCATTAACTTCTTATAAATATATGGTGTTAGGTAATGGACAAATTCGTTAG
- the bioB gene encoding biotin synthase BioB, producing MIQHLKEKVISGYEITKEEALSLAQIKKNELEELLDAANEIREAYLGKQVDLCTIINAKSGGCSEDCKFCAQSSHYHTDIPRYPLIHEQIALERAKEVELQGAHRFSLVTSGKGIGNRDFAKILEIYKILKENTSIHLCSSLGIISYEKAKALKEVGVTTYHHNLETSRQFYPSICATHHYDDRIKTIKNAQAAGLNICSGGIIGMGETMEDRIDMALDLRELKVQSVPINILTPIVGTPLEHVSPLPIEEILKTIAIFRFILPSSHIRLAGGRRQLGESQAKGFQSGVSAAIVGDYLTTVGSTIAEDIKMLEQMGFQVKEKLVV from the coding sequence ATGATTCAACATTTAAAAGAAAAAGTTATATCAGGTTATGAAATTACCAAAGAAGAAGCATTATCGTTGGCACAGATCAAAAAAAACGAATTAGAAGAATTGCTTGACGCAGCCAATGAAATCAGAGAAGCATACCTTGGGAAACAAGTTGATCTTTGTACAATCATCAATGCAAAATCAGGAGGGTGCTCAGAAGACTGTAAATTCTGTGCTCAATCAAGTCATTATCATACCGATATACCTAGATATCCACTTATTCATGAACAAATTGCATTAGAACGGGCAAAAGAAGTAGAACTTCAAGGTGCACATCGATTCTCCCTTGTAACAAGCGGTAAAGGAATTGGGAATCGCGATTTTGCAAAAATTCTAGAAATCTATAAAATATTAAAAGAAAACACTTCGATTCATTTATGTTCATCACTAGGAATTATCTCTTACGAAAAAGCGAAAGCTTTGAAAGAGGTAGGCGTCACAACTTACCATCATAACTTAGAAACAAGCCGACAATTTTACCCTTCAATTTGTGCAACCCATCATTATGACGATCGAATCAAAACGATTAAGAATGCTCAAGCAGCTGGCCTTAATATCTGTAGTGGTGGAATCATTGGTATGGGAGAAACGATGGAAGACCGAATCGATATGGCCCTTGACTTACGTGAGTTGAAGGTTCAGTCCGTTCCGATTAATATTTTGACACCTATTGTTGGTACTCCATTAGAACATGTTTCCCCATTACCAATTGAAGAAATATTAAAGACAATCGCCATATTCCGTTTTATTCTACCATCGTCTCATATTCGTCTAGCTGGAGGGAGAAGGCAATTAGGTGAATCTCAAGCAAAAGGTTTTCAATCAGGAGTTAGTGCAGCTATTGTTGGTGACTACCTAACGACGGTTGGAAGTACAATTGCCGAAGATATTAAGATGTTAGAGCAAATGGGTTTTCAGGTAAAAGAAAAACTTGTCGTCTAA
- the proB gene encoding glutamate 5-kinase translates to MITKKYRIVIKIGSSSLTDQYGFLSQKKLEHHVKEIIKLLKAGHEVVLVSSGAVAAGFHLLGFEERPETIEGKQAAAAIGQGLLIQAYSEAFQKYHYTVAQILLTRNDFSNQKQYHYAYRTLSMLIKHGIIAIINENDTVAIDELTFGDNDQLSALVAGLIHADILLLLTDIDGLYYSDPRTNPNAKKITYLEEITSQIEDIASENGSKFGTGGMKSKISAAKLALSFGVGVYIGKAITKYSFLDIIQGQGEGTYIGRSLLHQEISEA, encoded by the coding sequence ATGATTACCAAAAAATATAGAATCGTTATTAAAATTGGAAGCAGTTCTTTAACGGATCAATATGGGTTTTTATCTCAGAAAAAGTTAGAACATCATGTCAAAGAAATCATTAAGCTTTTAAAGGCTGGGCATGAAGTGGTTCTTGTATCTTCAGGCGCTGTTGCTGCAGGCTTTCACCTACTTGGCTTTGAAGAGCGACCTGAAACTATTGAAGGAAAACAAGCTGCGGCAGCGATCGGTCAAGGATTACTCATTCAAGCCTACAGTGAAGCTTTTCAAAAGTATCACTATACAGTTGCTCAAATCCTATTAACTCGAAACGATTTCTCAAATCAAAAACAGTATCATTATGCCTATCGAACATTATCAATGTTAATCAAACATGGAATCATAGCGATTATTAATGAGAATGACACAGTTGCTATTGATGAATTGACATTTGGGGATAATGATCAACTCTCTGCCTTAGTTGCAGGACTCATTCACGCAGATATACTCTTATTACTTACTGATATTGATGGTCTTTATTATTCCGATCCAAGGACAAATCCAAACGCGAAGAAAATCACCTATTTAGAGGAAATTACTTCACAAATTGAAGACATAGCTAGCGAAAATGGTTCAAAGTTTGGAACGGGAGGCATGAAATCAAAAATTTCTGCAGCAAAACTAGCATTATCTTTTGGGGTTGGAGTCTATATTGGGAAAGCGATAACGAAATATTCGTTCTTAGACATCATTCAAGGGCAAGGAGAGGGAACTTATATCGGAAGATCTTTACTACATCAAGAAATCAGTGAAGCTTAA